From one Streptomyces sp. SCSIO 30461 genomic stretch:
- the secA gene encoding preprotein translocase subunit SecA — MSVFNKLMRAGEGKILRKLHRIADQVNSIEEDFVSLSDAELRALTEEYQERYADGESLDDLLPEAFATVREAAKRVLGQRHYDVQMMGGAALHLGYVAEMKTGEGKTLVGTLPAYLNALSGKGVHLITVNDYLAERDSEMMGRVHKFLGLSVGCILANMTPAQRREQYACDITYGTNNEFGFDYLRDNMAWSKEELVQRGHNFAIVDEVDSILVDEARTPLIISGPADQATKWYGDFAKLVTRLTKGEAGNPLKGIEETGDYEVDEKKRTVAIHESGVSKVEDWLGIDNLYESVNTPLVGYLNNAIKAKELFKKDKDYVVIDGEVMIVDEHTGRILAGRRYNEGMHQAIEAKEGVDIKDENQTLATITLQNFFLLYGKLSGMTGTAMTEAAEFHQIYKLGVVPIPTNRPMVRKDQSDLIYRTEVAKFEAVVDDIAEKHDKGQPILVGTTSVEKSEYLSQQLSKRGIQHEVLNAKQHEREASIVAQAGRKGAVTVATNMAGRGTDIKLGGNPDDLAEAELRQRGLDPVDHVEEWAAALPTAREKAEQAVKAEFEEVKSLGGLYVLGTERHESRRIDNQLRGRSGRQGDPGESRFYLSLGDDLMRLFKAQMVERVMSMANVPDDVPIENKMVTRAIASAQSQVEQQNFETRKNVLKYDDVLNRQRKVIYAERRRVLEGEDLHEQIRHFMDDTIEAYVQAETVEGFAEDWDLDRLWGAFKQLYPVKATIEELEDAAGDRAGITAEFISETIMDDIYEQYDEREKQLGSDIMRELERRVVLSVLDRKWREHLYEMDYLQEGIGLRAMAQKDPLVEYQREGFDMFTAMMDGIKEESVGYLFNLEVQVEQQVEEVPVRDAAGKASLEKEDAVPAGAGRPEIRAKGLDAPQRPDRLHFSAPTVDGEGGVVEGDFASDGGPARSESDGMTRAERRKAQKSTGGRRRKK; from the coding sequence GTGTCCGTCTTCAACAAGCTCATGCGTGCAGGCGAAGGCAAGATCCTGCGCAAACTGCACCGCATCGCGGACCAGGTCAACTCCATCGAAGAGGACTTCGTCAGCCTCTCGGACGCCGAGCTGCGGGCGCTCACCGAGGAGTACCAGGAGCGCTACGCAGACGGCGAGAGCCTGGACGACCTGCTCCCCGAAGCCTTCGCGACCGTCCGCGAGGCCGCCAAGCGCGTCCTCGGCCAGCGTCACTACGACGTCCAGATGATGGGCGGCGCCGCGCTGCACCTCGGCTATGTCGCCGAGATGAAGACCGGTGAGGGCAAGACCCTCGTCGGCACCCTCCCCGCGTACCTGAACGCCCTCTCGGGCAAGGGCGTCCACCTGATCACGGTCAACGACTACCTGGCCGAGCGCGACTCCGAGATGATGGGCCGGGTGCACAAGTTCCTCGGGCTGTCCGTCGGCTGCATCCTGGCCAACATGACGCCGGCCCAGCGCCGTGAGCAGTACGCCTGCGACATCACTTACGGCACCAACAACGAGTTCGGCTTCGACTACCTGCGCGACAACATGGCGTGGTCCAAGGAGGAGCTCGTCCAGCGCGGCCACAACTTCGCGATCGTCGACGAGGTCGACTCGATCCTCGTGGACGAGGCCCGGACGCCACTGATCATCTCCGGCCCGGCCGACCAGGCGACCAAGTGGTACGGCGACTTCGCCAAGCTGGTCACCCGGCTCACCAAGGGCGAGGCCGGCAACCCGCTGAAGGGCATCGAGGAGACCGGCGACTACGAGGTCGACGAGAAGAAGCGCACCGTCGCCATCCACGAGAGCGGTGTCTCCAAGGTCGAGGACTGGCTGGGCATCGACAACCTCTACGAGTCGGTGAACACCCCGCTGGTGGGCTACCTGAACAACGCCATCAAGGCGAAGGAGCTCTTCAAGAAGGACAAGGACTACGTCGTCATCGACGGCGAAGTCATGATCGTCGACGAGCACACCGGCCGTATCCTCGCCGGCCGCCGCTACAACGAGGGCATGCACCAGGCGATCGAGGCGAAGGAAGGGGTGGACATCAAGGACGAGAACCAGACGCTCGCCACGATCACCCTCCAGAACTTCTTCCTCCTGTACGGCAAGCTCTCCGGTATGACCGGTACGGCCATGACCGAGGCCGCCGAGTTCCACCAGATCTACAAGCTGGGCGTGGTGCCGATCCCGACGAACCGGCCCATGGTCCGCAAGGACCAGTCGGACCTGATCTACCGCACCGAGGTGGCCAAGTTCGAGGCCGTCGTCGACGACATCGCGGAGAAGCACGACAAGGGCCAGCCGATCCTCGTCGGCACGACGTCGGTCGAGAAGTCCGAGTACCTGTCGCAGCAGCTCAGCAAGCGCGGCATCCAGCACGAGGTGCTCAACGCCAAGCAGCACGAGCGCGAGGCCTCGATCGTCGCGCAGGCCGGCCGCAAGGGCGCGGTCACGGTCGCCACGAACATGGCCGGCCGTGGCACGGACATCAAGCTCGGCGGCAACCCGGACGACCTCGCCGAGGCGGAGCTGCGCCAGCGCGGCCTCGACCCGGTCGACCACGTCGAGGAGTGGGCCGCCGCCCTTCCCACCGCGCGGGAGAAGGCGGAGCAGGCCGTCAAGGCGGAGTTCGAGGAGGTCAAGTCGCTCGGCGGCCTGTATGTGCTGGGCACCGAGCGGCACGAGTCGCGGCGGATCGACAACCAGCTGCGCGGTCGTTCCGGCCGTCAGGGCGACCCTGGCGAGTCCCGTTTCTACCTCTCGCTCGGTGACGATCTGATGCGTCTGTTCAAGGCGCAGATGGTGGAGCGGGTCATGTCCATGGCCAACGTTCCGGACGATGTCCCGATCGAGAACAAGATGGTGACGCGCGCGATCGCGTCCGCCCAGTCGCAGGTCGAGCAGCAGAACTTCGAGACGCGCAAGAACGTCCTGAAGTACGACGACGTGCTCAACCGCCAGCGTAAGGTCATCTACGCCGAGCGCCGCCGGGTGCTTGAGGGCGAGGACCTGCACGAGCAGATCCGCCACTTCATGGACGACACCATCGAGGCGTACGTCCAGGCGGAGACCGTCGAGGGCTTCGCCGAGGACTGGGACCTGGACCGCCTGTGGGGCGCCTTCAAGCAGCTCTACCCGGTGAAGGCCACCATCGAGGAGCTCGAGGACGCGGCCGGAGACCGGGCCGGTATCACCGCCGAGTTCATCTCCGAGACGATCATGGACGACATCTATGAGCAGTACGACGAGCGCGAGAAGCAGCTCGGCTCGGACATCATGCGCGAGCTGGAGCGGCGCGTGGTGCTGTCCGTGCTGGACCGCAAGTGGCGCGAGCACCTCTACGAGATGGACTACCTCCAGGAGGGCATCGGTCTGCGGGCGATGGCCCAGAAGGATCCGCTGGTCGAGTACCAGCGCGAGGGCTTCGACATGTTCACCGCGATGATGGACGGCATCAAGGAGGAGTCCGTCGGCTACCTGTTCAACCTGGAGGTCCAGGTCGAGCAGCAGGTCGAGGAGGTCCCGGTCCGGGACGCGGCCGGGAAGGCCTCCCTCGAGAAGGAGGACGCGGTGCCCGCGGGCGCCGGGCGCCCCGAGATCCGCGCCAAGGGCCTGGACGCCCCGCAGCGCCCGGACCGGCTCCACTTCTCCGCGCCCACGGTCGACGGCGAGGGCGGAGTCGTCGAGGGCGACTTCGCCAGTGACGGCGGCCCGGCGCGGTCCGAGTCGGACGGCATGACGCGTGCGGAGCGCCGCAAGGCGCAGAAGAGCACGGGCGGTCGCCGCCGCAAGAAGTAG
- a CDS encoding GNAT family N-acetyltransferase, whose product MDPISLTTERLELRAFTADDAEEVYAACQDPGIQRWIPAVPVPYERTDAADFVGLTAPSGWREDTAYSFCVRLRDVGSLVGSAGLHHPREGGMEVGFWTAPGHRGRGYATEVTLALARWAFTELGCVRLEWRAKVGNAASLAVARKAGFTMEGRTRAAIRDRGTVRDAWIASLLPSDLGLASALPYLPAPGVRGAV is encoded by the coding sequence ATGGACCCCATCAGTCTCACCACCGAGCGTCTCGAGCTGCGCGCGTTCACGGCGGACGACGCCGAGGAGGTGTACGCGGCATGCCAGGACCCCGGGATCCAGCGCTGGATCCCGGCGGTCCCCGTCCCCTATGAGAGAACCGACGCGGCGGACTTCGTCGGTCTGACCGCTCCGAGCGGCTGGCGCGAAGACACCGCCTACTCCTTCTGCGTACGCCTGCGGGACGTTGGTTCGCTGGTCGGCTCCGCCGGTCTGCACCATCCGCGCGAGGGCGGGATGGAGGTCGGCTTCTGGACCGCCCCCGGGCATCGGGGCCGCGGTTACGCCACCGAGGTCACGCTGGCACTGGCGCGCTGGGCCTTCACCGAGTTGGGATGCGTCCGCCTGGAGTGGCGCGCCAAGGTGGGCAACGCGGCGTCGCTCGCGGTGGCCCGCAAGGCGGGATTCACGATGGAAGGCAGGACACGCGCCGCCATCCGGGACCGTGGGACGGTCCGGGACGCCTGGATCGCCTCGCTGCTTCCATCGGATCTCGGACTGGCGTCGGCCCTCCCTTATCTGCCGGCGCCCGGTGTCAGAGGCGCCGTCTAG
- a CDS encoding DNA glycosylase AlkZ-like family protein: MTTVPDVPPAIAELSADEARRIALRAQGFVGASDRKSGVRGVLRHLGAVQLDTISVLARSHELVPYARLGAVGRRTVEDAYWTETHAFEYWSHAACILPVEEWPHFAFRRRAYRSRPHWGHELPDGAYDAVIKQLRAEGPLTATELGGAKNGGEWWDWSASKVAVERALMYGEVVCTERRGWKRVYDLTERAVPDALLHDELDDRECLRRLVRLAGQSLGVGTRADIADYHRLKAEQFDAVVADSGLVPVRVEGWEKPAWADPEALASEPRGRHRTTLLSPFDSLIWERPRTERIFGFTHRLEAYVPKPKRVYGYFAMPLLSGGRLLGRVDPAREGTTLVARQVSLEGPKAVRPMAQALREAAEWVGCDSVRVERVDRPELTAPLVAALD; this comes from the coding sequence ATGACGACAGTGCCTGACGTGCCGCCCGCCATCGCCGAGCTGTCCGCTGACGAGGCCCGCCGTATCGCGCTGCGCGCCCAGGGGTTCGTCGGAGCCTCGGACCGCAAGAGCGGTGTGCGCGGTGTGCTGCGCCATCTCGGCGCTGTCCAGCTCGACACGATCTCGGTGCTGGCGCGCTCGCACGAGCTCGTTCCTTACGCCCGGCTGGGAGCCGTGGGCCGAAGGACGGTCGAGGACGCCTACTGGACCGAGACCCACGCCTTCGAGTACTGGTCGCACGCGGCCTGCATCCTGCCCGTCGAGGAGTGGCCGCACTTCGCCTTCCGCCGCCGCGCCTACCGCAGCCGTCCGCACTGGGGCCACGAGCTGCCGGACGGCGCCTATGACGCGGTGATCAAGCAACTGCGCGCGGAGGGGCCGCTCACCGCCACCGAGCTGGGCGGCGCGAAGAACGGCGGCGAGTGGTGGGACTGGTCCGCGTCGAAAGTGGCCGTCGAGCGGGCGCTGATGTACGGCGAGGTGGTGTGCACCGAGCGGCGCGGCTGGAAGCGGGTGTACGACCTCACCGAGCGCGCCGTCCCGGACGCCCTGCTCCATGACGAGCTGGACGACCGCGAGTGCCTGCGGCGCCTGGTGCGCCTCGCCGGGCAGTCGCTGGGTGTGGGCACGCGCGCCGACATCGCGGACTACCACCGGCTCAAGGCCGAGCAGTTCGACGCCGTGGTCGCCGATTCGGGCCTGGTGCCGGTACGGGTCGAGGGCTGGGAGAAGCCGGCGTGGGCCGATCCCGAGGCCCTGGCGAGCGAGCCGCGCGGCCGTCACCGTACGACGCTGCTGTCGCCGTTCGACTCACTGATCTGGGAGCGCCCGCGGACCGAGCGGATCTTCGGATTCACCCACCGCCTGGAGGCGTATGTCCCCAAGCCGAAGCGGGTGTACGGCTATTTCGCGATGCCGCTGCTGTCGGGCGGCAGGCTGCTGGGCCGCGTCGATCCGGCCCGTGAGGGCACGACGCTGGTGGCCAGGCAGGTCTCGCTGGAGGGCCCCAAAGCGGTGCGGCCCATGGCTCAGGCGCTTCGCGAGGCTGCCGAATGGGTGGGCTGCGATTCGGTACGCGTCGAGCGCGTGGACCGCCCCGAACTCACGGCACCGCTGGTGGCGGCGCTGGACTGA
- a CDS encoding response regulator transcription factor, protein MADSFGPVRGTGATEGADGAQPGDSRKEPIRVLVVDDHALFRRGLEIVLAQEEDIQVVGEAGDGAEAVDKAADLLPDIVLMDVRMPKRGGIEACTSIKEVAPSAKIIMLTISDEEADLYDAIKAGATGYLLKEISTDEVSTAIRAVADGQSQISPSMASKLLTEFKSMIQRTDERRLVPAPRLTERELEVLKLVATGMNNRDIAKELFISENTVKNHVRNILEKLQLHSRMEAVVYAMREKILEIR, encoded by the coding sequence ATGGCGGACAGCTTCGGGCCGGTGCGGGGCACGGGCGCCACCGAGGGCGCGGACGGCGCGCAGCCGGGTGATTCCCGCAAGGAGCCGATCCGGGTGCTCGTGGTCGACGACCACGCCCTCTTCCGCCGGGGGCTTGAGATCGTCCTCGCCCAGGAGGAGGACATCCAGGTCGTCGGCGAGGCGGGGGACGGCGCGGAAGCCGTGGACAAGGCGGCCGATCTGCTGCCGGACATCGTGCTGATGGATGTGCGGATGCCGAAGCGCGGCGGGATCGAGGCCTGCACCTCCATCAAGGAGGTGGCCCCCAGCGCGAAGATCATCATGCTGACGATCAGCGACGAGGAGGCCGATCTCTACGACGCGATCAAGGCGGGTGCCACGGGATATCTCCTCAAGGAGATCTCCACCGACGAAGTCTCGACCGCGATCCGCGCCGTGGCCGACGGGCAGTCGCAGATCAGCCCCTCGATGGCGTCCAAACTGCTCACCGAGTTCAAGTCGATGATCCAGCGCACCGACGAGCGCCGCCTGGTGCCCGCGCCCCGGCTGACCGAACGGGAGCTGGAAGTCCTCAAGCTGGTCGCCACGGGGATGAACAACCGCGATATCGCCAAGGAGTTGTTCATCTCCGAGAACACCGTGAAGAACCATGTACGCAACATCCTGGAGAAGCTCCAGCTCCACTCCCGGATGGAAGCGGTCGTCTACGCGATGCGCGAGAAGATCCTCGAGATCCGCTGA